From the Deltaproteobacteria bacterium genome, the window GCGGGAATGGCGGGGGGTGGGTTTTTTCCTCCTTTCGGGCGAAGGCCGGAATCCAGACGGGTTACCGCCAGTTATTGAGATGTTACCTAAATTCAAGGTATCCGTGGCAAGATAGACGTTTTTTCGTTGTCCTGCAATAGATGGGTGGCAAAACAGTGTAAACGACAACAATTTTCAAACGAAAGGTCGGACATTATGGCCAACACTTATAGGGCTGTCACAAAGAAGGATGGCGAATGGTGGATTGGTTGGATTGAAGAGGTTCCCGGTGTGAACTGCCAAGAACGTACTCGTGATGAACTGCTCAATAGTCTAAAGGTCACTCTGAAGGAGGCCCTTGAGTTCAACAGGCTGGAGGCAATTGCAGCAGCCGAACCCAACTATTGAGGAACTGGTGACGGTATGAAGCGTGAGGAACTCATCAAACATATGCGCAGGCATGGCTGTGCGTTTGTGCGTGAGGGTGGCAGTCATTCCTGGTGGGAGAACACAGCAGGAAATGGTAGGTCCTCCGTGCCGCGTCATAACGAAATCAGGGACAACCTTGTACGCAAAATATGCAAAGACTACGCATTCCGTTTATAAGATGATGTACCGAACCATGGGCTCAATCCGGTACACACCGACCATGATACCAACCTCTGAAATGCACGTACTCAGCCAGCATTCCGATGCCAAATCGGCCGAACCATTCACTGGTGCAGCAGCAAGAGACAGCGGAGGTGATTCGGGAATGAGATATAGCAAGATCAGGGACAAGATGTCCGCCTCGTTGGCGATCTTCCTTGTTTGCTTCTCTGTCTTGGAGTTCAATCATCAGAATGTTTACTCTCAGAACAAGCACGCGCAACCGGGCAGCCACACACTTGCAATCACCGTAAACAACTTGCAGCGGACCTACATTGTCCATGTTCCCGCCACCTACAGACCGCAAACGCCCTCGCCAATGGTGATCATACTGCATGGTGGCGGGGGTACCGCCAAAGCCGCAATGTGGGAGACAGGGTGGGCGGTGAAGGCCGACAAGGAGGGATTCTTGGTCGTCTTTCCCAACGCCATGGCGCGCGACCCTGCACGGCGAAGCAGCTTTGCAAGCAACCCTCAGCTATGGAACGACGGCTCCGACCGGTTTTATCCCGGCCAGAAAGTTGCAGACGATGTCGGCTTCATCGCTGCTATGCTCGACGATCTTGCCGCTCGGTTCACACTGGACGAGCGGCGGGTTTTCCTCACTGGCTTCTCCAACGGTGCCTCAATGAGCTTTCGCGTCGGCGCGGAATTGCCGAATCGTATCGCCGCCATTGCGCCCGTCGCGGGCGCGCTGTGGTTTGATCCCCCCAAGTTCCGGCATCCGGTCTCCATGTGCTACATCACGGGTACGGCCGATCCACTGAACCTGATCGAGGGCGGCGTGCCGAAACTCGCAACCGGCGCCAGCGACAGAGTTCGCGCCAAACCAAAACCGCCCGTGCGCGAGTCGATACTGAAGTGGGCCAAAGCGCTTGGCTGCGCAATGACACCAGTGAGCATTTCCCACTTCAACGGCGTCCGCACCGAAACCTATGGTTCTTGCAGCAATGATGCAGAGGTGGTTTACATCGCTGTCGATGGCCTCGGCCACACTTGGGCTGGCGGCAAAAGCCTCTTGCCGGAAAGCATGGTTGGAATGACTTCTGACAGGATCAATGCAACGGACATCATCTGGGATTTTTTCCATAAACACCCCGGCTCTGTGGAAGATGATGAAGCTGCCCAGGAATCAGCGGGCCATGTAAACCCCGGGCTCCGGTGAGACGATACGACGACTCATTGACCGCCCCCGCCTACAAGCCGGCGACAATCCAGTGTTGAAAGAGGAGGACCGTGATAACCAGAGGCGCCGTCCTAATCAACGACGCCGCCGCGATTTCCCTTGACTTTCATATTATTTTCAATATGATTCCCCACAACTACCGAATTCCCAGTACCCTTGAACCTTAAACTTTGGGCTTTCGGGT encodes:
- a CDS encoding type II toxin-antitoxin system HicB family antitoxin, which translates into the protein MANTYRAVTKKDGEWWIGWIEEVPGVNCQERTRDELLNSLKVTLKEALEFNRLEAIAAAEPNY
- a CDS encoding type II toxin-antitoxin system HicA family toxin; this translates as MKREELIKHMRRHGCAFVREGGSHSWWENTAGNGRSSVPRHNEIRDNLVRKICKDYAFRL
- a CDS encoding alpha/beta fold hydrolase; amino-acid sequence: MRYSKIRDKMSASLAIFLVCFSVLEFNHQNVYSQNKHAQPGSHTLAITVNNLQRTYIVHVPATYRPQTPSPMVIILHGGGGTAKAAMWETGWAVKADKEGFLVVFPNAMARDPARRSSFASNPQLWNDGSDRFYPGQKVADDVGFIAAMLDDLAARFTLDERRVFLTGFSNGASMSFRVGAELPNRIAAIAPVAGALWFDPPKFRHPVSMCYITGTADPLNLIEGGVPKLATGASDRVRAKPKPPVRESILKWAKALGCAMTPVSISHFNGVRTETYGSCSNDAEVVYIAVDGLGHTWAGGKSLLPESMVGMTSDRINATDIIWDFFHKHPGSVEDDEAAQESAGHVNPGLR